The Bacteroidota bacterium genome contains a region encoding:
- a CDS encoding nucleoside hydrolase: protein MRKKLLLKVFTLSICLSIITFTGISKGKTPKVPLRVIFETDMGNDVDDVLALDMLYKYADQGKIKLLGISSNKDSRYSTEFIDILNTWFGYPQLPVGHVVHGVNCETDAINYAQKVCEMKTEDNHF, encoded by the coding sequence ATGAGAAAGAAACTGTTACTTAAAGTTTTTACTCTGTCGATCTGTCTTTCAATAATAACATTTACAGGAATTTCCAAGGGGAAAACGCCCAAAGTTCCATTAAGGGTTATTTTTGAAACCGATATGGGCAATGATGTGGACGATGTCCTGGCTCTTGATATGCTTTATAAATATGCAGATCAGGGCAAAATTAAATTGCTGGGAATTTCCTCAAATAAGGATAGCCGTTATTCCACTGAATTCATTGATATATTGAATACGTGGTTTGGATATCCCCAACTGCCTGTAGGGCATGTCGTTCATGGGGTGAATTGTGAAACAGATGCCATCAATTATGCCCAGAAAGTTTGCGAGATGAAAACGGAGGACAATCATTTT
- a CDS encoding GRP family sugar transporter, which produces MFIVNNYIVAMVFCFITMLCWGSWANTQKMAQKSWRFELFYWDYVLGVFLMSLIFSFTMGSMGALGRGFLKDISQASMSNMGNALLGGVVFNAANILFTAAISIAGMSVAFPIGCGLALVLGVIVNYMANPQGNALWLFIGVSIITIAIVLDALAYRKNASQSKKVPTKGILLSIIGGVLMALFYRFVASSMAGNFEKPESGSLTPYTAVFIFSLGVLLSNFIFNSILMKKPFEGSPIPFSTYFKGRLKEHLTGVLGGTIWCIGMMLSIIAAGKAGFAISYGLGQGATLVAALWGVFIWKEFKGVKGVNGLLAMMFILFLSGIGMIIYAGV; this is translated from the coding sequence ATGTTTATCGTAAATAATTATATCGTTGCAATGGTTTTCTGCTTTATCACGATGTTGTGTTGGGGCTCATGGGCAAATACACAAAAAATGGCACAAAAATCATGGCGTTTTGAGTTGTTCTATTGGGATTATGTACTTGGGGTATTTCTGATGTCTTTGATTTTTTCATTTACCATGGGCAGCATGGGTGCGCTTGGAAGAGGTTTCCTCAAGGATATCAGTCAGGCTTCAATGAGCAACATGGGCAATGCTTTATTGGGCGGTGTGGTTTTTAATGCAGCCAATATTTTGTTTACTGCTGCCATTTCTATAGCAGGAATGTCTGTCGCCTTTCCTATAGGCTGTGGCTTGGCTCTAGTCTTGGGCGTTATAGTCAATTATATGGCCAATCCGCAAGGCAATGCTTTGTGGTTGTTCATCGGTGTGTCTATTATTACCATTGCCATTGTATTAGACGCTCTGGCTTATAGAAAAAATGCTTCCCAATCTAAGAAAGTGCCGACTAAGGGAATTCTTTTGTCTATCATTGGCGGGGTATTGATGGCTTTGTTTTATCGATTTGTTGCCAGTTCAATGGCCGGCAATTTTGAGAAACCCGAAAGTGGTTCATTAACACCATATACGGCAGTATTTATATTTTCATTAGGAGTTTTGCTTAGTAACTTCATATTCAATTCCATCCTGATGAAAAAACCTTTTGAAGGTTCACCTATCCCTTTTTCAACATATTTCAAGGGCCGTCTGAAAGAACATTTAACCGGTGTTTTGGGTGGAACAATCTGGTGTATCGGAATGATGTTAAGTATTATAGCTGCAGGGAAAGCAGGATTTGCAATCTCCTATGGTTTAGGCCAGGGGGCAACCTTGGTGGCAGCCTTGTGGGGGGTATTTATCTGGAAAGAATTTAAGGGCGTAAAAGGGGTAAATGGACTTTTAGCCATGATGTTTATTTTGTTCCTTTCAGGGATTGGAATGATAATTTATGCCGGGGTATAG
- the rbsK gene encoding ribokinase yields MKILVVGSSNIDMIAQVDHLPVPGETVGNAKFIQAYGGKGANQAVAAARLGGEVTFITSLGNDLYSQALIKHFNNENIITKYIKVDSELSTGVALIFVASNAENCIAVAPGANYALLPAKVESLESLIKDSDIVVMQAEIPYKTISDVALLAHKNKVKVLFNPAPACQIDPELIQKIDILVLNEVEAETVSGKSLKDHTIEAIAVDLLNRGAKNVVITLGKEGVYLRTCNNSCKVPAFKVKAVDTTAAGDTFCGALAVACAREEVDEKALQFACAASAITVTKMGAQPSIPKKEEVVKFLKNNL; encoded by the coding sequence ATGAAAATATTGGTAGTAGGCAGTTCAAATATAGATATGATCGCACAGGTAGATCATCTTCCTGTCCCTGGGGAAACGGTTGGAAATGCTAAATTTATCCAGGCATACGGAGGGAAAGGCGCCAATCAGGCAGTGGCTGCCGCCAGGCTTGGAGGAGAAGTGACTTTCATTACCTCCCTGGGGAATGATCTATATTCACAGGCTTTAATAAAACATTTCAATAATGAAAATATCATAACAAAATATATTAAGGTGGATTCAGAACTCTCCACCGGAGTGGCCTTGATTTTTGTGGCCTCTAATGCTGAAAATTGTATTGCTGTTGCACCCGGAGCCAATTATGCATTGCTTCCTGCAAAAGTGGAATCCCTGGAATCTTTGATCAAAGATTCGGATATTGTCGTGATGCAGGCTGAAATTCCTTATAAGACAATTAGCGATGTGGCTTTATTGGCACATAAAAATAAGGTGAAAGTATTATTTAATCCTGCTCCTGCTTGTCAGATTGATCCTGAATTGATACAAAAAATAGATATTCTGGTGCTCAATGAAGTAGAAGCAGAAACAGTTTCCGGAAAAAGTCTGAAGGATCATACCATAGAGGCTATTGCTGTTGATTTGTTAAACCGGGGCGCTAAAAATGTAGTCATTACTCTGGGTAAGGAAGGAGTCTATTTAAGGACCTGCAATAATAGCTGTAAAGTTCCTGCCTTTAAGGTTAAAGCGGTTGATACCACTGCTGCTGGTGATACCTTTTGTGGGGCATTGGCAGTTGCCTGTGCCCGGGAAGAAGTAGATGAGAAGGCATTACAATTTGCATGTGCAGCCTCTGCCATTACAGTAACCAAAATGGGCGCCCAGCCTTCAATTCCTAAAAAAGAAGAAGTCGTTAAGTTTCTGAAAAATAACCTTTAA
- the rbsK gene encoding ribokinase, producing MKKPKIIVIGSCNTDMVVKANHLPVPGETVVGGSFLMNPGGKGANQSIAAARLGGDITFIAKTGEDLFARQSIELYEAEGINTKYIFSDPKHPSGVALISVDSHGENCIIVATGANQFLSPDDIKKASKDIITSDMVLMQLEVPIETIEFAAKLAKENNVKVILKPAPASSLNDSIIKNLYVIVPNTVEAEILSGIKVRNMETAKKAAKIISQRGVDNVIITLGENGAFLKEGKNYYTLAAPKVEANDTTGAGDTFCGALSVAVSEGKSLFEAVTFANMAASITVTRIGAQAAIPYRKEIETNLNNLKIN from the coding sequence ATGAAAAAGCCAAAAATTATAGTGATAGGAAGTTGTAACACCGATATGGTTGTAAAGGCAAATCATTTGCCGGTACCCGGTGAGACTGTTGTTGGTGGGTCATTCCTCATGAATCCCGGGGGGAAGGGTGCAAATCAATCTATAGCTGCAGCAAGACTGGGAGGGGATATTACCTTTATTGCCAAAACCGGGGAGGATCTCTTCGCTCGCCAATCTATCGAACTTTATGAAGCTGAAGGAATAAATACAAAATATATTTTTTCTGACCCAAAGCATCCCTCTGGCGTGGCCTTAATTTCCGTTGATTCTCATGGTGAAAATTGTATTATCGTTGCTACCGGTGCAAACCAGTTTCTTTCTCCGGATGACATTAAAAAGGCAAGTAAGGATATCATTACCTCCGACATGGTCTTGATGCAACTTGAAGTTCCCATTGAAACTATTGAATTTGCCGCTAAATTGGCTAAAGAGAACAACGTAAAGGTTATTCTTAAACCGGCTCCGGCATCTTCATTGAATGACTCAATTATAAAAAACTTATACGTAATTGTTCCAAATACCGTAGAGGCGGAAATATTATCAGGAATTAAAGTACGCAATATGGAAACAGCCAAAAAGGCTGCAAAAATCATCAGCCAACGGGGGGTAGATAATGTCATCATAACCTTAGGGGAAAATGGTGCTTTTCTTAAGGAGGGGAAGAACTACTATACCCTTGCAGCCCCAAAAGTAGAAGCAAATGATACCACGGGTGCCGGCGATACTTTCTGTGGAGCTTTAAGTGTTGCTGTTTCTGAAGGAAAATCCTTGTTTGAGGCAGTAACCTTTGCAAATATGGCTGCTTCCATTACGGTAACCCGTATTGGAGCACAAGCTGCAATTCCATACCGAAAGGAAATTGAAACAAATCTAAACAACTTAAAAATTAATTAA